From the Candidatus Obscuribacterales bacterium genome, the window AATGTCTTTGCCGTTGAGGATATAGGGACGAAGATCCACGTGGCAACCGCAGACCTCATCGTCTAGCAGGGTGGGCACCCGGGAAAGACAGAGGGTGGGTTGGGCGATATATTTGCGTGGGTTGGCGGCAATGCGTCCAGCAAATTCGACCCGTTCTGCCTCGGTGGCATGGGGGCCAACTAACATGCCATAGCCGCCGGATTCATCCGCTGCTTTCACCACCAGCTTGTCGAGATTGTCCAGCACATACTGCTGCTGACTAGGTTCCCAACAGAGGTAGGTGGGCACATTGGCCAACAGTTGCTCTTCGCCGAGGTAGTAGCGAATCATCTCGGGCACGTAGGCGTAGATCACCTTATCGTCGGCAACCCCGGTGCCGGGGGCATTGGCGATCGCCACCCGCCCAGCCCGATAGACCTCCATGAGCCCTGGAACGCCCAGCATCGAATCGGGGCGAAAGGCCAGGGGATCAATGAATTCGTCATCAATGCGGCGATAGACCACATCAACGCGTTTCAGCCCCTTGGTGGTTTTCATTTTCAGGTAGCCGTCCGCGACGACCAGATCCTTGCCTTGTACCAACTCCACACCCATTTGCTGGGCAAGGAAGGAATGTTCAAAGTAGGCAGAGTTGTAAACCCCCGGCGTGAGCAGTACAACGGTGGGGCCAGGCAGGCCGGAGGGAGCTAGGTTGAGCAAGGTCTCCAGAAGTTTGCTGGCATAGTCGTCTACGGGCTGAATATTGAGGGTGCTGAACACTTGGGGAAAGGTGCTCTTCATCACCCGGCGGTTTTCTAGGACGTAGGACACCCCCGAGGGGCAGCGCAGGTTATCTTCTAGCACATACCAGCGACCGTCGCGATCGCGCACCAGGTCAGTACCGGTGATGTGGCACCAAATGCCTTGGGGTGGCTTTAAGCCCATACAGGACTTGAGAAAGCCGGTAGCCGACTCGATCAATTCGCCGGGAATGATGCCATCTTTGATGATCTTTTGATCGCCGTAGATGTCGTCTAAAAATAGATTGAGAGCGGTGATCCGTTGCTTAAGCCCTTTCTCTAGCTCTGCCCATTCCTGGGCCGCGACAATCCTGGGAATGATATCAAAGGGCCAGATGCGTTCTGTTCCCTGGTTATCGCTGTAAACATTAAAGGTTACCCCCATTTTGAAGAGGGTGTTTTGCGCCACTTTCTGCCGCTGCTGAATTTCCTGCATGGAGAGCGATCGCAATCGCTCAATCAACAGCTTGGCCTCATCCCGAGGCTGCCCTTTGGCGGCAAATAGCTCGTCGTAGAAATCCCCTGGATCGTATTGATCAAACTGCACAGCCTGCACGGTTTAGTCCCCAAACGATTACGGTCAAAGAACTTACGCCGCTGTCTTGAACTCTAGGAACAAGCCTCAGAAAACACCAAGGTTGGGTGCATTTAGGTGAGCGCGCAAGTCCGATGTGATTTAGTATCCATCTATTCAATAGAGGCTGAGGTAGAGGGTTGGCTGTAACAAGGGATACGAAGTGCTCGGGTCTGTAATGGAACGATAAAGTCCCACAACCTTTGCTCTACCTAGGATTATTGCCATTTTGAATCCTAGAATATGCGAGCTTGTGGCGAACGTCGATCGCCCTGGTAGATACCCAGATCTCCAAAAATGGGTTAATGAAAACTTAACCTGGGAGTTAGGTGGAAGCTAGGTGGACTGTTCTTGAACTAAGACGTAGGGCTGCACGATCAGGGTGGTAAATCGGCGAGAGCGATCGCGCTCCCAGTCGGCCAGTTGTTCCACCGTCGGCTTGCCAATCATCTGCTCACTAATCCAGCGCTGCACCATCTGCACTTGGTCATTGGCGATCGCCATCCCCACATCGACCAAATCTAGGTCATGACCCACCACCACAATGGCATCACGATGCACATGGGGCACCAGCCAATCCCATTCGGCTTCGTCTAGGGTTTCGGTGAGTTGGACGCGTAAATCTTGCATAGGTTCAGTGGGTCTAACAGCTTGCTGGTTCAGCAGGATTTTAGTCTATCGCGGTTTGTTTCTAGGGGCGATCGCCTGGCTTAGCGCGGGGGCAGCCTCATTCCACGCCTAGCGGCCGCGATCGTGAAGGGCATGGATAGCATCGGCACATTGGTAGGTGACGGCCTGCAGCTCCTCGCGGCGGGTGGAGGTGGGTGGAGAAATTAACTCGCCGATCCGTACGGTCACCGGCACGGGGCGGGGGATGGGATTTTTCTTCGTGAGAATAGCCTGGGTGCCCCAGAGACTCACGGGCAACAGCGGCACTTGGGCATGGGCCGCAATCAAGGCAGCTCCTAGCTTGGGGGATGGAATGCGGGCGTCTGGGGTACGGGTACCTTGGAGGAAAACGCCCACTGTCCAGCCTTGGTCAAGCTGCTGTAAGGCTGCGCGAATGGCGCTGCGATCTGCGGCTCCCCGTTTGACTGGGTAGGCTCCATAGAGGCGAATCGCCTGGCGCAGCACCGGCACCCGAAACAGCTCTTCCTTGGCCATGAAGGAAACGGGGCGACGCACACAGTTGGACACAATGGGTGGATCAAAGTCGCTGGCGTGGTTTGTGACCACAATCAGCGGCCCACGCATAGGTACTTGGTCGGCTCCGTAGATGCGACCGCGAAAGTAGAGGTGCAGCATGGGGCTCACCACCGACCACTTAAAGAGGTGATAGAGCAGCAGGCTGGCAAAAGGTTCGCGATCGCGACTCATGAAGGCGGTCTCCTACTCGGCTGACAAATCTGCCAAGGAGCTGACATTTTCAAGGGCAATGCCCGAGCAGGTGCGTTTGATCAGGCCGGTCAACACTTTTCCGGGGCCCACTTCCACCACGCGCTCAATGCCTTCGTTCGGTAATTGCAGGGAAATTTCTCGCCAGCGCACCGATCCGGTCATTTGCCGAATCAGGCGATCCTTGAGCACTGCGCCCTCCACCGTCGGTGTAGGGTCTACGTTCGACAATACCGGTACTGTAGCGCTTTGGAAGGTTACCGCATCCAAGTGCGGCTGGAAGGCGGCGGCCGCATCAGCCATCATCGGTGAATGGAAGGCACCGCTGACGTTAAGAGGAATAGCTCGCTTAGACTTGATGGCAGCCATCACGGCGTTCACGCCATCGGGGGTGCCCGAAATCACCACCTGTCCAGCGTTATTATCGTTGGCCAAGACGACGTCAGACCGTTCCTGAAGCTGTTGGTCGAGCTGATCGCGATCGCAGCCAATCAACGCCGCCATCATGCCATCCGAGGCTTGGCTCATCAGTTCGGCCCGTCGCTGTACCAGCCGCAAACCTGCTTCAAACTCAAACACGCCAGCGGCATAGAGAGCCACATATTCTCCCAAGCTATGACCGGCTACAAGATCGGGCTGCTGACCCTGGGCTCGTAGTTCATCTACCAATAGGCTTTCCACGGTATACAGGCAGGGTTGGGTATAGAGGGTGTTGGAGACCTTATCATCGTCGCTCTGACAGATCTCTGGCACCGACCAGCCCAGGATCTGGTCCGCCTGCTGCAGCCGCTCCTGCGCAGCGGGTCGCGCAAAAAGATCGCTGCCCATGCCGATCGCCTGGGAGCCCTGTCCCGGAAATACCCATGCCGTCTTAACCATACCGTTGACTTGCCTTTCTTGATTCTGATTGTGTTCCCATGATCTCATCAATGGGGCACCTCGCCTAGGCAG encodes:
- a CDS encoding circularly permuted type 2 ATP-grasp protein, yielding MQAVQFDQYDPGDFYDELFAAKGQPRDEAKLLIERLRSLSMQEIQQRQKVAQNTLFKMGVTFNVYSDNQGTERIWPFDIIPRIVAAQEWAELEKGLKQRITALNLFLDDIYGDQKIIKDGIIPGELIESATGFLKSCMGLKPPQGIWCHITGTDLVRDRDGRWYVLEDNLRCPSGVSYVLENRRVMKSTFPQVFSTLNIQPVDDYASKLLETLLNLAPSGLPGPTVVLLTPGVYNSAYFEHSFLAQQMGVELVQGKDLVVADGYLKMKTTKGLKRVDVVYRRIDDEFIDPLAFRPDSMLGVPGLMEVYRAGRVAIANAPGTGVADDKVIYAYVPEMIRYYLGEEQLLANVPTYLCWEPSQQQYVLDNLDKLVVKAADESGGYGMLVGPHATEAERVEFAGRIAANPRKYIAQPTLCLSRVPTLLDDEVCGCHVDLRPYILNGKDIHVSPGGLTRVALRRGSLVVNSSQGGGSKDTWVIADQAESQNQRQN
- a CDS encoding DUF2288 domain-containing protein, translated to MQDLRVQLTETLDEAEWDWLVPHVHRDAIVVVGHDLDLVDVGMAIANDQVQMVQRWISEQMIGKPTVEQLADWERDRSRRFTTLIVQPYVLVQEQST
- a CDS encoding lysophospholipid acyltransferase family protein encodes the protein MSRDREPFASLLLYHLFKWSVVSPMLHLYFRGRIYGADQVPMRGPLIVVTNHASDFDPPIVSNCVRRPVSFMAKEELFRVPVLRQAIRLYGAYPVKRGAADRSAIRAALQQLDQGWTVGVFLQGTRTPDARIPSPKLGAALIAAHAQVPLLPVSLWGTQAILTKKNPIPRPVPVTVRIGELISPPTSTRREELQAVTYQCADAIHALHDRGR
- the fabD gene encoding ACP S-malonyltransferase, producing the protein MVKTAWVFPGQGSQAIGMGSDLFARPAAQERLQQADQILGWSVPEICQSDDDKVSNTLYTQPCLYTVESLLVDELRAQGQQPDLVAGHSLGEYVALYAAGVFEFEAGLRLVQRRAELMSQASDGMMAALIGCDRDQLDQQLQERSDVVLANDNNAGQVVISGTPDGVNAVMAAIKSKRAIPLNVSGAFHSPMMADAAAAFQPHLDAVTFQSATVPVLSNVDPTPTVEGAVLKDRLIRQMTGSVRWREISLQLPNEGIERVVEVGPGKVLTGLIKRTCSGIALENVSSLADLSAE